One Desulfovibrio sp. JC010 genomic window, GGCAAAAGCAGGCCGTCCCAGAAGTGAGCAGGCGCGGGAGTTGATCCTCGGTGCAACCCATGAGCTTCTACGTGAAAACAGTGGGGCGGGATTGAATATTGAGGCTATTGCCAGGCGGGCCGGAGTAGGTAAACCGACCATCTACCGCTGGTGGCCGTCACTTGCTGATGTGGTACTGGAAGCGTTGCTTCAGCAGGCTGGAGAGCAAATTACGGTTCCGGAATATGATACCTTCGGTGAAACTCTGCGCGGCTTTTTAAGTGTTTCCATGCAGGCTATTGAGCATGGCGCGGGAATCCATCTGCGTTTTCTGATGGCTCAGGCTCAGAAGGATGATGAGTTCCGCCAACGCTTTGAAAGTAATTTTGTTACTGAACGTCGCACTGTTTTGCGTTCGATTTTCCTTCGGGCGCAGGAAAATGGGCAAATCCCTGCCGGCAGGAATCCGGACATTCTTGTGGATATGGTCTTCGGTGCCATGTGGTACCGCCTTCTGGTCGGTCACGCACCCATGGACGATCAGTTTGCCGCAGAACTTACCGAAGTGGTTATGGCGGCTCTTGGGTAGCTTGATCTGCTATTGTTCGGCTGCTGCCAGCTTCAGCCCCAGCGATGCAAAGATAAGTGCAAAAGATTTCTGCATGCGGCGAATAATTTTGGGGGAAGCCAGTACATAGGCACGCACTTTTGTGGCGCAAAGGCCGTAAAAAATGAATACAACAAAGGTCATAAGCATAAAAATCGCGCTTAAAAGCATCATATGCAGAGTGGGGGAGCTGGCTTCCTGCGGTACGAAAATGGGCAGAAAGGCAAGAAAGAAAATTGATAATTTGGGGTTGAGAATATTAATGAGAAAACCCCGTTTCGCAATCTGCTGCAGCGGAATTGTTTTGTCGTTTCCGGGATTGCTGAAGCTTAAGCCGCCTGTATCACGCCAGGTCAACCATGCCAGATAGAGCAGGTAGGCCGCCCCGGTATATTTCATCAGCTGGAATGTGAGTGCGCTCATATGCAGGATGGCGGACAGACCCAGAACCGATGCTGTCAGATGAGGGAGAATTCCGGCAGTACATCCTGCCGCAGCGGCAAGGCTGGCTTTTTTGCCCAGAAAAAGTCCATTGGAAACTGTGTAGATTACCCCGGTGCCCGGTATGAGTACCACCACCAGTGCTGTAATCAGGAACTCGTAGCTGATCATGTTTTCCTCCGCATGGGTTTAGAGGCAACATAATCATGGAATCATGTATGGCAAGTCCGGGTCAGTTGAGACTGTTGCTGCTTACGATCTTGTTTCTCCCGTTATTCTTGGCAGTGTACAGGGCCTGATCAGCCAGTTTGTAAAGTTTAGATTTTCCCATTGGCTGTTCTTGATTTGAAAAACAGGTGCACCCGATGCTGACCGTGAAGCTGATTTCTAAGTCATTGCAGAGCAGGGGGCGGTGTTCCAGTGTACTGCGGATGCGTTCCCCGATTCTCATGGCGATCTGCTCATCAGCTCCCAGTAACAGAATGGCAAATTCTTCCCCGCCGATCCGGGCCAGCATATCCGTGCTGCGCAGGCATTCGCGGCAGATGTCCGCAAAATGTTTGAGGGACATATCGCCTATGTGGTGTCCCCAGCTGTCGTTGATTCTTTTAAAGTAATCCAAATCCATGAGCAGCATGGCAAACGGGTCTGCGTCGCTGTGTTGATTGAGCATTTGTGAAAGTTTGTTTTCAAAGGCCAGTCTGTTGGCAGTTTCCGTCAGGGTGTCCTGCATGGCTTGATCCCGCAGTACAGCCTCTTTTTTCTTACGGTCATCTATGTCAATGGCAATACCGGACATTTTCTGGGGGCGACCCTGAATATCAAAAGAAAGACTGCCGAGAATCTCCACCCATATATATGAGCCGTCCTTACGGGCGATGCGCAGTTCATGACGCAAGGTTCCTTTCGGAGAGTCCAGATAATTGCGCATCTCGCTGGCAAATCTTTCCCGGTCGTCCGGGTGCAGGTACTCGCTGAATTTGCGTTGGCTTGTATGAAGGGCCGGCGGTGTGCTGTTTCCGGGGTACAAAATTTCAGTGCTGCACCAGAAGTGCCCCTTTTTGATGTCCCAGTTCCACGAGCTTGATTCAGTGATGCCCTGCAAAATAGAGAACTGTTTTGACTGGGTGGAGAGCCGGTCACGGATAACGGCGTTGGCCACAAGACAGGAGGCCGTTCTGAGGATTGCTATTTCCGAGTCATCCCATTCCCGCACACAATCATTGTCATCAAAACCGAGGGTGCCCCACCATTCTCCTTCAACCATGATGG contains:
- a CDS encoding TetR/AcrR family transcriptional regulator, producing MAKAKAGRPRSEQARELILGATHELLRENSGAGLNIEAIARRAGVGKPTIYRWWPSLADVVLEALLQQAGEQITVPEYDTFGETLRGFLSVSMQAIEHGAGIHLRFLMAQAQKDDEFRQRFESNFVTERRTVLRSIFLRAQENGQIPAGRNPDILVDMVFGAMWYRLLVGHAPMDDQFAAELTEVVMAALG
- a CDS encoding LysE family translocator, with protein sequence MISYEFLITALVVVLIPGTGVIYTVSNGLFLGKKASLAAAAGCTAGILPHLTASVLGLSAILHMSALTFQLMKYTGAAYLLYLAWLTWRDTGGLSFSNPGNDKTIPLQQIAKRGFLINILNPKLSIFFLAFLPIFVPQEASSPTLHMMLLSAIFMLMTFVVFIFYGLCATKVRAYVLASPKIIRRMQKSFALIFASLGLKLAAAEQ
- a CDS encoding diguanylate cyclase; translated protein: MTLRIGKTSAAIEGGLTVRDRLLAAISRSAEEITSGKGWPEGVFDLMAALGRITGVTRVWIFQTIELGDDYVIQDYPFEWVPDDDHEQLGAEIFHMFRSELNNPGMEEYRHVIKSRAKGEWQNIIVPELRKCWLKDILEQQGILSMLSIPIMVEGEWWGTLGFDDNDCVREWDDSEIAILRTASCLVANAVIRDRLSTQSKQFSILQGITESSSWNWDIKKGHFWCSTEILYPGNSTPPALHTSQRKFSEYLHPDDRERFASEMRNYLDSPKGTLRHELRIARKDGSYIWVEILGSLSFDIQGRPQKMSGIAIDIDDRKKKEAVLRDQAMQDTLTETANRLAFENKLSQMLNQHSDADPFAMLLMDLDYFKRINDSWGHHIGDMSLKHFADICRECLRSTDMLARIGGEEFAILLLGADEQIAMRIGERIRSTLEHRPLLCNDLEISFTVSIGCTCFSNQEQPMGKSKLYKLADQALYTAKNNGRNKIVSSNSLN